A genome region from Gadus macrocephalus chromosome 15, ASM3116895v1 includes the following:
- the xpo1b gene encoding exportin-1 isoform X1, which translates to MPAIMTMLADHAAQQLLDFNQKLDINLLDNVVNCLYHGVGPQQRMAQEVLTHLKEHPDAWTRVDTILEFSQNMNTKYYALQILETVIKTRWKILPRNQCEGIKKYVVGLIIKTSSDATNVEKEKVYIGKLNMILVQILKQEWPKHWPTFISDIVGASRTSESLCQNNMIILKLLSEEVFDFSSGQMTQVKAKHLKDSMCNEFSQIFQLCQFVMENSQNAPLVHATLETLLRFLNWIPLGYIFETKLISTLVYKFLNVPMFRNVTLKCLTEIAGVSVSQYEEQFVTLFTLTMCQLKQMLPLNTNIRLAYANGKDDEQNFIQNLSLFLCTFLKEHGQLVEKRLNLRETLMEALHYMLLVSEVEETEIFKICLEYWNHLAAELYRESPFSTSTSPLLSGNQHFDVPPRRQLYLPVLSKGQEVVPLRRAGRQAAAHTEVRLLMVSRMAKPEEVLVVENDQGEVVREFMKDTDSINLYKNMRETLVYLTHLDYADTERIMTEKLHNQVNGTEWSWKNLNTLCWAIGSISGAMHEEDEKRFLVTVIKDLLGLCEQKRGKDNKAIIASNIMYIVGQYPRFLRAHWKFLKTVVNKLFEFMHETHDGVQDMACDTFIKIAQKCRRHFVQVQVGEVMPFIDEILSNINTIICDLQPQQVHTFYEAVGYMIGAQTDQAVQEHLIEKYMMLPNQVWDSIIQQATKNVDILKDPETVKQLGSILKTNVRACKAVGHPFVIQLGRIYLDMLNVYKCLSENISAAIQTNGEMVTKQPLIRSMRTVKRETLKLISGWVSRSNDPQMVGENFVPPLLDAVLIDYQRNVPAAREPEVLSTMATIVNKLGGHITGEIPQIFDAVFECTLNMINKNFEEFPEHRTHFFYLLQAVNSHCFPAFLAIPPAQFKLVLDSIIWAFKHTMRNVADTGLQVLYTLLQNVAQEEAAAQSFYQTYFCDILQHIFSVVTDTSHTAGLTMHASILAYLFNLVEEGKISTALNPAAPTSNQVFIQEYVANLLKTAFPHLQDAQVKVFVTGLFSLNQDIPAFKEHLRDFLVQIKEFAGEDTTDLFLEEREASLRQSQEEKHKIQLSVPGILNPHEIPEEMCD; encoded by the exons ATGCCAGCAATAATGACAATGTTGGCAGACCATGCAGCACAGCAGCTGCTGGACTTTAACCAGAAACTGGACATCAACCTGTTGGATAATGTAGTAAACTGTTTATATCATGGAGTGGGACCACAG CAAAGAATGGCACAAGAAGTGTTGACACATTTGAAAGAGCACCCGGATGCCTGGACCCGCGTCGACACCATACTGGAATTCTCCCAGAATATGAACACCAAA TACTATGCTCTTCAAATTCTGGAAACGGTTATCAAAACAAGGTGGAAAATTCTGCCCAGGAATCAATGTGAAG GTATTAAAAAGTACGTTGTGGGTCTCATTATCAAGACCTCGTCGGACGCGACTAATGTAGAG AAGGAAAAAGTGTATATCGGGAAGTTGAATATGATCCTCGTTCAG ATCTTGAAGCAGGAGTGGCCCAAGCACTGGCCCACCTTCATCAGTGACATCGTGGGCGCGAGTCGCACAAGCGAGAGCCTGTGTCAGAACAACATGATCATCCTCAAGCTGCTCAGCGAGGAGGTGTTTGACTTCTCCAGTGGACAGATGACCCAGGTCAAGGCAAAGCACCTCAAGGACAG CATGTGCAACGAATTCTCCCAGATTTTCCAGCTTTGCCAGTTTGTCATG gagAATTCCCAGAATGCACCCTTGGTGCACGCCACCCTGGAGACCTTGCTACGGTTCCTCAACTGGATTCCACTGGGTTACATCTTTGAAACTAAACTCATTAGCACACTGGTGTATAAG TTCCTGAACGTGCCCATGTTCCGCAACGTGACGCTGAAGTGCCTGACGGAGATCGCAGGCGTGAGCGTCAGCCAGTACGAAGAGCAGTTCGTCACCCTCTTCACGCTGACCATGTGTCAGCTCAAACAG ATGCTGCCCCTGAACACCAACATTCGGCTGGCCTACGCCAACGGGAAGGACGACGAGCAGAACTTCATCCAGAACCTCAGCCTGTTCCTCTGCACCTTCCTGAAGGAGCACGGCCAGCTGGTGGAGAAGAGGCTGAACCTGCGGGAGACGCTGATGGAG GCCCTGCACTACATGCTGCTGGtgtcggaggtggaggagacggagatCTTCAAGATCTGCCTGGAGTACTGGAACCACCTGGCGGCAGAGCTGTACCGCGAGAgccccttctccacctccacctcgccCCTGCTCTCCGGCAACCAGCACTTTGACGTGCCGCCCCGCAGACAGCTCTACCTGCCCGTGCTCTCCAAG GGTCAGGAAGTGGTCCCACTCAGGAGGGCTGGCAGGCAAGCCGCTGCCCATACTGAG GTGCGCCTGCTGATGGTGAGCCGCATGGCCAAGccggaggaggtgctggtggtggagaacGACCAGGGCGAGGTGGTGCGGGAGTTCATGAAGGACACGGACTCCATCAACCTCTACAAGAACATGAGGGAGACGCTGG TGTACCTGACCCATCTGGACTACGCCGACACGGAGCGCATCATGACGGAGAAGCTCCACAACCAGGTGAACGGCACCGAGTGGTCCTGGAAGAACCTGAACACGCTGTGCTGGGCCATCGGCTCCATCAGCGGCGCCATGCACGAGGAGGACGAGAAGAGGTTCCTGGTCACCGTCATCAAG GATCTGCTGGGTCTTTGTGAGCAGAAGAGGGGCAAGGACAACAAGGCCATCATAGCCTCCAACATCATGTACATCGTGGGCCAGTACCCCCGCTTCCTCCGGGCCCACTGGAAGTTCCTGAAGACGGTGGTCAACAAGCTCTTTGAGTTCATGCATG AGACCCATGACGGTGTGCAGGACATGGCGTGCGACACTTTCATCAAGATCGCCCAGAAGTGCCGGCGCCATTTTGTCCAGGTGCAGGTGGGAGAGGTGATGCCCTTCATCGACGAGATCCTCAGcaacatcaacaccatcatctGTGACCTGCAGCCGCAGCAG GTTCACACCTTCTACGAGGCTGTGGGCTATATGATTGGGGCCCAGACGGACCAGGCGGTGCAGGAGCACCTGATAGAGAAGTACATGATGCTGCCCAACCAGGTGTGGGACAGCATCATCCAGCAGGCCACTAAG aaCGTGGACATCCTGAAGGACCCGGAGACGGTGAAGCAGCTGGGCAGCATCCTGAAGACCAACGTGCGCGCCTGCAAGGCGGTGGGCCACCCCTTCGTCATCCAGCTGGGCCGCATCTACCTGGACATGCTCAACGTCTACAAGTGCCTCAGCGAGAACATCTCTGCGGCCATCCAGACCAACG GTGAGATGGTAACCAAGCAACCCTTGATCCGGAGCATGCGGACGGTGAAACGAGAGACGCTCAAACTGATTTCAGGCTGGGTTAGCCGATCCAACGATCCACAGATG gTGGGGGAGAACTTTGTGCCGCCGCTGCTGGACGCCGTGCTCATCGACTACCAGCGCAACGTGCCGGCGGCCCGGGAGCCCGAGGTCCTGAGCACCATGGCGACCATCGTCAACAAGCTGGGCGGACACATCACGGGCGAGATCCCCCAGATCTTCGACGCCGTCTTCGAGTGCACGCTCAACATGATCAACAAG AATTTCGAGGAGTTCCCGGAGCACAGGACCCATTTCTTCTACCTTCTCCAAGCCGTCAACTCCCACTGCTTCCCTGCATTCCTGGCCATCCCGCCGGCCCAGTTCAAGCTGGTGCTGGACTCCATCATCTGGGCCTTCAAGCACACCATGAGGAACGTGGCTGACACTG gcctgCAGGTCCTCTACACCCTCCTCCAGAACGTGGcccaggaggaggcggcggcgcaGAGCTTCTACCAGACGTACTTCTGTGACATCCTGCAGCACATCTTCTCCGTGGTCACCGACACGTCCCACACGGCCG gccTGACGATGCATGCGTCCATCCTGGCCTACCTGTTCaacctggtggaggagggcaaGATCAGTACGGCCCTCAACCCCGCGGCCCCCACCAGCAACCAGGTCTTCATCCAGGAGTACGTCGCCAACCTGCTGAAGACCGCCTTCCCTCACCTACAGGA TGCCCAGGTGAAGGTGTTTGTGACGGGGCTGTTCAGCTTGAACCAGGACATACCTGCTTTCAAGGAGCACCTAAGAGACTTCCTAGTCCAGATCAAG gAGTTTGCGGGCGAGGACACCACAGACCTGTTCCTGGAGGAGCGGGAGGCGTCGCTGCGCCAGTCCCAGGAGGAGAAGCACAAGATCCAGCTGTCTGTGCCAGGCATCCTCAACCCCCACGAGATCCCTGAGGAGATGTGTGACTGA
- the xpo1b gene encoding exportin-1 isoform X3, whose product MILVQILKQEWPKHWPTFISDIVGASRTSESLCQNNMIILKLLSEEVFDFSSGQMTQVKAKHLKDSMCNEFSQIFQLCQFVMENSQNAPLVHATLETLLRFLNWIPLGYIFETKLISTLVYKFLNVPMFRNVTLKCLTEIAGVSVSQYEEQFVTLFTLTMCQLKQMLPLNTNIRLAYANGKDDEQNFIQNLSLFLCTFLKEHGQLVEKRLNLRETLMEALHYMLLVSEVEETEIFKICLEYWNHLAAELYRESPFSTSTSPLLSGNQHFDVPPRRQLYLPVLSKGQEVVPLRRAGRQAAAHTEVRLLMVSRMAKPEEVLVVENDQGEVVREFMKDTDSINLYKNMRETLVYLTHLDYADTERIMTEKLHNQVNGTEWSWKNLNTLCWAIGSISGAMHEEDEKRFLVTVIKDLLGLCEQKRGKDNKAIIASNIMYIVGQYPRFLRAHWKFLKTVVNKLFEFMHETHDGVQDMACDTFIKIAQKCRRHFVQVQVGEVMPFIDEILSNINTIICDLQPQQVHTFYEAVGYMIGAQTDQAVQEHLIEKYMMLPNQVWDSIIQQATKNVDILKDPETVKQLGSILKTNVRACKAVGHPFVIQLGRIYLDMLNVYKCLSENISAAIQTNGEMVTKQPLIRSMRTVKRETLKLISGWVSRSNDPQMVGENFVPPLLDAVLIDYQRNVPAAREPEVLSTMATIVNKLGGHITGEIPQIFDAVFECTLNMINKNFEEFPEHRTHFFYLLQAVNSHCFPAFLAIPPAQFKLVLDSIIWAFKHTMRNVADTGLQVLYTLLQNVAQEEAAAQSFYQTYFCDILQHIFSVVTDTSHTAGLTMHASILAYLFNLVEEGKISTALNPAAPTSNQVFIQEYVANLLKTAFPHLQDAQVKVFVTGLFSLNQDIPAFKEHLRDFLVQIKEFAGEDTTDLFLEEREASLRQSQEEKHKIQLSVPGILNPHEIPEEMCD is encoded by the exons ATGATCCTCGTTCAG ATCTTGAAGCAGGAGTGGCCCAAGCACTGGCCCACCTTCATCAGTGACATCGTGGGCGCGAGTCGCACAAGCGAGAGCCTGTGTCAGAACAACATGATCATCCTCAAGCTGCTCAGCGAGGAGGTGTTTGACTTCTCCAGTGGACAGATGACCCAGGTCAAGGCAAAGCACCTCAAGGACAG CATGTGCAACGAATTCTCCCAGATTTTCCAGCTTTGCCAGTTTGTCATG gagAATTCCCAGAATGCACCCTTGGTGCACGCCACCCTGGAGACCTTGCTACGGTTCCTCAACTGGATTCCACTGGGTTACATCTTTGAAACTAAACTCATTAGCACACTGGTGTATAAG TTCCTGAACGTGCCCATGTTCCGCAACGTGACGCTGAAGTGCCTGACGGAGATCGCAGGCGTGAGCGTCAGCCAGTACGAAGAGCAGTTCGTCACCCTCTTCACGCTGACCATGTGTCAGCTCAAACAG ATGCTGCCCCTGAACACCAACATTCGGCTGGCCTACGCCAACGGGAAGGACGACGAGCAGAACTTCATCCAGAACCTCAGCCTGTTCCTCTGCACCTTCCTGAAGGAGCACGGCCAGCTGGTGGAGAAGAGGCTGAACCTGCGGGAGACGCTGATGGAG GCCCTGCACTACATGCTGCTGGtgtcggaggtggaggagacggagatCTTCAAGATCTGCCTGGAGTACTGGAACCACCTGGCGGCAGAGCTGTACCGCGAGAgccccttctccacctccacctcgccCCTGCTCTCCGGCAACCAGCACTTTGACGTGCCGCCCCGCAGACAGCTCTACCTGCCCGTGCTCTCCAAG GGTCAGGAAGTGGTCCCACTCAGGAGGGCTGGCAGGCAAGCCGCTGCCCATACTGAG GTGCGCCTGCTGATGGTGAGCCGCATGGCCAAGccggaggaggtgctggtggtggagaacGACCAGGGCGAGGTGGTGCGGGAGTTCATGAAGGACACGGACTCCATCAACCTCTACAAGAACATGAGGGAGACGCTGG TGTACCTGACCCATCTGGACTACGCCGACACGGAGCGCATCATGACGGAGAAGCTCCACAACCAGGTGAACGGCACCGAGTGGTCCTGGAAGAACCTGAACACGCTGTGCTGGGCCATCGGCTCCATCAGCGGCGCCATGCACGAGGAGGACGAGAAGAGGTTCCTGGTCACCGTCATCAAG GATCTGCTGGGTCTTTGTGAGCAGAAGAGGGGCAAGGACAACAAGGCCATCATAGCCTCCAACATCATGTACATCGTGGGCCAGTACCCCCGCTTCCTCCGGGCCCACTGGAAGTTCCTGAAGACGGTGGTCAACAAGCTCTTTGAGTTCATGCATG AGACCCATGACGGTGTGCAGGACATGGCGTGCGACACTTTCATCAAGATCGCCCAGAAGTGCCGGCGCCATTTTGTCCAGGTGCAGGTGGGAGAGGTGATGCCCTTCATCGACGAGATCCTCAGcaacatcaacaccatcatctGTGACCTGCAGCCGCAGCAG GTTCACACCTTCTACGAGGCTGTGGGCTATATGATTGGGGCCCAGACGGACCAGGCGGTGCAGGAGCACCTGATAGAGAAGTACATGATGCTGCCCAACCAGGTGTGGGACAGCATCATCCAGCAGGCCACTAAG aaCGTGGACATCCTGAAGGACCCGGAGACGGTGAAGCAGCTGGGCAGCATCCTGAAGACCAACGTGCGCGCCTGCAAGGCGGTGGGCCACCCCTTCGTCATCCAGCTGGGCCGCATCTACCTGGACATGCTCAACGTCTACAAGTGCCTCAGCGAGAACATCTCTGCGGCCATCCAGACCAACG GTGAGATGGTAACCAAGCAACCCTTGATCCGGAGCATGCGGACGGTGAAACGAGAGACGCTCAAACTGATTTCAGGCTGGGTTAGCCGATCCAACGATCCACAGATG gTGGGGGAGAACTTTGTGCCGCCGCTGCTGGACGCCGTGCTCATCGACTACCAGCGCAACGTGCCGGCGGCCCGGGAGCCCGAGGTCCTGAGCACCATGGCGACCATCGTCAACAAGCTGGGCGGACACATCACGGGCGAGATCCCCCAGATCTTCGACGCCGTCTTCGAGTGCACGCTCAACATGATCAACAAG AATTTCGAGGAGTTCCCGGAGCACAGGACCCATTTCTTCTACCTTCTCCAAGCCGTCAACTCCCACTGCTTCCCTGCATTCCTGGCCATCCCGCCGGCCCAGTTCAAGCTGGTGCTGGACTCCATCATCTGGGCCTTCAAGCACACCATGAGGAACGTGGCTGACACTG gcctgCAGGTCCTCTACACCCTCCTCCAGAACGTGGcccaggaggaggcggcggcgcaGAGCTTCTACCAGACGTACTTCTGTGACATCCTGCAGCACATCTTCTCCGTGGTCACCGACACGTCCCACACGGCCG gccTGACGATGCATGCGTCCATCCTGGCCTACCTGTTCaacctggtggaggagggcaaGATCAGTACGGCCCTCAACCCCGCGGCCCCCACCAGCAACCAGGTCTTCATCCAGGAGTACGTCGCCAACCTGCTGAAGACCGCCTTCCCTCACCTACAGGA TGCCCAGGTGAAGGTGTTTGTGACGGGGCTGTTCAGCTTGAACCAGGACATACCTGCTTTCAAGGAGCACCTAAGAGACTTCCTAGTCCAGATCAAG gAGTTTGCGGGCGAGGACACCACAGACCTGTTCCTGGAGGAGCGGGAGGCGTCGCTGCGCCAGTCCCAGGAGGAGAAGCACAAGATCCAGCTGTCTGTGCCAGGCATCCTCAACCCCCACGAGATCCCTGAGGAGATGTGTGACTGA
- the xpo1b gene encoding exportin-1 isoform X2 has protein sequence MPAIMTMLADHAAQQLLDFNQKLDINLLDNVVNCLYHGVGPQQRMAQEVLTHLKEHPDAWTRVDTILEFSQNMNTKYYALQILETVIKTRWKILPRNQCEGIKKYVVGLIIKTSSDATNVEKEKVYIGKLNMILVQILKQEWPKHWPTFISDIVGASRTSESLCQNNMIILKLLSEEVFDFSSGQMTQVKAKHLKDSMCNEFSQIFQLCQFVMENSQNAPLVHATLETLLRFLNWIPLGYIFETKLISTLVYKFLNVPMFRNVTLKCLTEIAGVSVSQYEEQFVTLFTLTMCQLKQMLPLNTNIRLAYANGKDDEQNFIQNLSLFLCTFLKEHGQLVEKRLNLRETLMEALHYMLLVSEVEETEIFKICLEYWNHLAAELYRESPFSTSTSPLLSGNQHFDVPPRRQLYLPVLSKVRLLMVSRMAKPEEVLVVENDQGEVVREFMKDTDSINLYKNMRETLVYLTHLDYADTERIMTEKLHNQVNGTEWSWKNLNTLCWAIGSISGAMHEEDEKRFLVTVIKDLLGLCEQKRGKDNKAIIASNIMYIVGQYPRFLRAHWKFLKTVVNKLFEFMHETHDGVQDMACDTFIKIAQKCRRHFVQVQVGEVMPFIDEILSNINTIICDLQPQQVHTFYEAVGYMIGAQTDQAVQEHLIEKYMMLPNQVWDSIIQQATKNVDILKDPETVKQLGSILKTNVRACKAVGHPFVIQLGRIYLDMLNVYKCLSENISAAIQTNGEMVTKQPLIRSMRTVKRETLKLISGWVSRSNDPQMVGENFVPPLLDAVLIDYQRNVPAAREPEVLSTMATIVNKLGGHITGEIPQIFDAVFECTLNMINKNFEEFPEHRTHFFYLLQAVNSHCFPAFLAIPPAQFKLVLDSIIWAFKHTMRNVADTGLQVLYTLLQNVAQEEAAAQSFYQTYFCDILQHIFSVVTDTSHTAGLTMHASILAYLFNLVEEGKISTALNPAAPTSNQVFIQEYVANLLKTAFPHLQDAQVKVFVTGLFSLNQDIPAFKEHLRDFLVQIKEFAGEDTTDLFLEEREASLRQSQEEKHKIQLSVPGILNPHEIPEEMCD, from the exons ATGCCAGCAATAATGACAATGTTGGCAGACCATGCAGCACAGCAGCTGCTGGACTTTAACCAGAAACTGGACATCAACCTGTTGGATAATGTAGTAAACTGTTTATATCATGGAGTGGGACCACAG CAAAGAATGGCACAAGAAGTGTTGACACATTTGAAAGAGCACCCGGATGCCTGGACCCGCGTCGACACCATACTGGAATTCTCCCAGAATATGAACACCAAA TACTATGCTCTTCAAATTCTGGAAACGGTTATCAAAACAAGGTGGAAAATTCTGCCCAGGAATCAATGTGAAG GTATTAAAAAGTACGTTGTGGGTCTCATTATCAAGACCTCGTCGGACGCGACTAATGTAGAG AAGGAAAAAGTGTATATCGGGAAGTTGAATATGATCCTCGTTCAG ATCTTGAAGCAGGAGTGGCCCAAGCACTGGCCCACCTTCATCAGTGACATCGTGGGCGCGAGTCGCACAAGCGAGAGCCTGTGTCAGAACAACATGATCATCCTCAAGCTGCTCAGCGAGGAGGTGTTTGACTTCTCCAGTGGACAGATGACCCAGGTCAAGGCAAAGCACCTCAAGGACAG CATGTGCAACGAATTCTCCCAGATTTTCCAGCTTTGCCAGTTTGTCATG gagAATTCCCAGAATGCACCCTTGGTGCACGCCACCCTGGAGACCTTGCTACGGTTCCTCAACTGGATTCCACTGGGTTACATCTTTGAAACTAAACTCATTAGCACACTGGTGTATAAG TTCCTGAACGTGCCCATGTTCCGCAACGTGACGCTGAAGTGCCTGACGGAGATCGCAGGCGTGAGCGTCAGCCAGTACGAAGAGCAGTTCGTCACCCTCTTCACGCTGACCATGTGTCAGCTCAAACAG ATGCTGCCCCTGAACACCAACATTCGGCTGGCCTACGCCAACGGGAAGGACGACGAGCAGAACTTCATCCAGAACCTCAGCCTGTTCCTCTGCACCTTCCTGAAGGAGCACGGCCAGCTGGTGGAGAAGAGGCTGAACCTGCGGGAGACGCTGATGGAG GCCCTGCACTACATGCTGCTGGtgtcggaggtggaggagacggagatCTTCAAGATCTGCCTGGAGTACTGGAACCACCTGGCGGCAGAGCTGTACCGCGAGAgccccttctccacctccacctcgccCCTGCTCTCCGGCAACCAGCACTTTGACGTGCCGCCCCGCAGACAGCTCTACCTGCCCGTGCTCTCCAAG GTGCGCCTGCTGATGGTGAGCCGCATGGCCAAGccggaggaggtgctggtggtggagaacGACCAGGGCGAGGTGGTGCGGGAGTTCATGAAGGACACGGACTCCATCAACCTCTACAAGAACATGAGGGAGACGCTGG TGTACCTGACCCATCTGGACTACGCCGACACGGAGCGCATCATGACGGAGAAGCTCCACAACCAGGTGAACGGCACCGAGTGGTCCTGGAAGAACCTGAACACGCTGTGCTGGGCCATCGGCTCCATCAGCGGCGCCATGCACGAGGAGGACGAGAAGAGGTTCCTGGTCACCGTCATCAAG GATCTGCTGGGTCTTTGTGAGCAGAAGAGGGGCAAGGACAACAAGGCCATCATAGCCTCCAACATCATGTACATCGTGGGCCAGTACCCCCGCTTCCTCCGGGCCCACTGGAAGTTCCTGAAGACGGTGGTCAACAAGCTCTTTGAGTTCATGCATG AGACCCATGACGGTGTGCAGGACATGGCGTGCGACACTTTCATCAAGATCGCCCAGAAGTGCCGGCGCCATTTTGTCCAGGTGCAGGTGGGAGAGGTGATGCCCTTCATCGACGAGATCCTCAGcaacatcaacaccatcatctGTGACCTGCAGCCGCAGCAG GTTCACACCTTCTACGAGGCTGTGGGCTATATGATTGGGGCCCAGACGGACCAGGCGGTGCAGGAGCACCTGATAGAGAAGTACATGATGCTGCCCAACCAGGTGTGGGACAGCATCATCCAGCAGGCCACTAAG aaCGTGGACATCCTGAAGGACCCGGAGACGGTGAAGCAGCTGGGCAGCATCCTGAAGACCAACGTGCGCGCCTGCAAGGCGGTGGGCCACCCCTTCGTCATCCAGCTGGGCCGCATCTACCTGGACATGCTCAACGTCTACAAGTGCCTCAGCGAGAACATCTCTGCGGCCATCCAGACCAACG GTGAGATGGTAACCAAGCAACCCTTGATCCGGAGCATGCGGACGGTGAAACGAGAGACGCTCAAACTGATTTCAGGCTGGGTTAGCCGATCCAACGATCCACAGATG gTGGGGGAGAACTTTGTGCCGCCGCTGCTGGACGCCGTGCTCATCGACTACCAGCGCAACGTGCCGGCGGCCCGGGAGCCCGAGGTCCTGAGCACCATGGCGACCATCGTCAACAAGCTGGGCGGACACATCACGGGCGAGATCCCCCAGATCTTCGACGCCGTCTTCGAGTGCACGCTCAACATGATCAACAAG AATTTCGAGGAGTTCCCGGAGCACAGGACCCATTTCTTCTACCTTCTCCAAGCCGTCAACTCCCACTGCTTCCCTGCATTCCTGGCCATCCCGCCGGCCCAGTTCAAGCTGGTGCTGGACTCCATCATCTGGGCCTTCAAGCACACCATGAGGAACGTGGCTGACACTG gcctgCAGGTCCTCTACACCCTCCTCCAGAACGTGGcccaggaggaggcggcggcgcaGAGCTTCTACCAGACGTACTTCTGTGACATCCTGCAGCACATCTTCTCCGTGGTCACCGACACGTCCCACACGGCCG gccTGACGATGCATGCGTCCATCCTGGCCTACCTGTTCaacctggtggaggagggcaaGATCAGTACGGCCCTCAACCCCGCGGCCCCCACCAGCAACCAGGTCTTCATCCAGGAGTACGTCGCCAACCTGCTGAAGACCGCCTTCCCTCACCTACAGGA TGCCCAGGTGAAGGTGTTTGTGACGGGGCTGTTCAGCTTGAACCAGGACATACCTGCTTTCAAGGAGCACCTAAGAGACTTCCTAGTCCAGATCAAG gAGTTTGCGGGCGAGGACACCACAGACCTGTTCCTGGAGGAGCGGGAGGCGTCGCTGCGCCAGTCCCAGGAGGAGAAGCACAAGATCCAGCTGTCTGTGCCAGGCATCCTCAACCCCCACGAGATCCCTGAGGAGATGTGTGACTGA